From Aspergillus fumigatus Af293 chromosome 3, whole genome shotgun sequence, a single genomic window includes:
- a CDS encoding mannoprotein, with translation MLLKNLACYLAVGASCALAATNIAAAISDMDNLARAIGDTRVSLQSYQGGAFGAINTASAVNNAKLAARAARENLAASGAFTPDEAAQYYEAYMKMTPVLLDALTVAKDKAPLFNEAGVGQPARESVRDLHSEKKMFEEQASQQIPKETMDKAAPSIEQISKAFDEAEAAFL, from the exons ATGTTGCTGAAGAATCTTGCCTGCTACCTTGCTGTTGGCGCCTCCTGTGCGCTGGCAGCCACCAACATAGCGGCGGCCATCTCCGACATGGACAACCTCGCCAGGGCAATTGGAGACACGAGGGTTTCGCTGCAGAGCTACCAAGGAGGCGCCTTTGGTGCCATCAACACTGCCAGCGCCGTCAACAACGCAAAGCTTGCGGCTAGAGCTGCTCGAGAGAACCTTGCTGCGAGCGGTGCTTTTACCCCCGACGAAGCGGCCCAGTACTACGAGGCTTACATGAAAATGACCCCAGTTCTACTGGATGCATTGACAGTTGCCAAGGACAAG GCGCCTCTTTTCAATGAAGCTGGAGTGGGTCAGCCAGCCAGAGAGTCCGTGCGGGATTTGCACAgtgagaagaagatgttTGAGGAGCAGGCAAGCCAACAGATTCCGAAGGAGACAATGGACAAGGCTGCTCCGTCCATTGAGCAGATCAGCAAGGCTTTTGACGAGGCGGAAGCTGCATTCCTGTGA